Sequence from the Methanobacterium alkalithermotolerans genome:
GGACTATGAGAGTTAAGAAACTAAATCTTAGTTTATTCAATAGAGAATCAAGGGAAAATAAACCTTCCATAACCCAGTAACTAAAGGCAAATAGTAATAACAGAGTTATGAATGAAAAAAGCAAACGAGAGGGATGCACCCCATAACCAAAAAGATACTGGACAATTATTTCAGGATATCGGAAATAAAAAGGTTTCTGTTTTCTTTTAGCCTCCATTTCATGGTAAAAACTATAATCTGCTTTTTCTCTATCACCAATTTTCTCCCATATTATTTTAGCACTACGGTGTGCTCTTTCCTGTCCTTTAACATTTTCAAACGTGGTATTAAAAAAATTTAAATTTCCATTTATTTTCAAACGATCAAACCATGCTTCTCCCATTATATGAGCCCGGTTAAACCATACATTACCCTCAATTTCCGCAGCGTAAAAAGAAAGATTTTCAGTTATTCTTGCATCTTTGAATGAAACACTGGCCCCTATAATAGTATAATTAAATGACGCTTCACCAGCAATGGTTGCATTTTGGAACCATACATAATTTCCAATGATGGTGTGATCAAATAAAATATTTCCATAAATTTTAGCCTTAAAAAAAGAAACACTACCATTAATATGGGCTAATTCAAAACATAAATTTTCACCAATATCAACATTATCTCCCCAAATATCAGCCTGGATTTTAGAATTCTCAAAATTAAGATCCTTTTTAATGTAAGCACCTGTTAAGATAATATCCTGCTGTGTTTCAAATCCCTTAAAATTTGCATTAACAAATATCGCTCCTTTGAAGTTGAGATTTTGACTTTTTTTTCTGTTTTCTAGCTTTTCTATTTTTAGCTTCTCTATTCTCTTAAAAGTTTCACTACTCTCGTCATCAGGTAATTCAAGGTGTAGAATGCATAAATCTTTATGTAAAACCTTTTCTTCACAGCCATGTATTTTGCATTTCATTTTCTAAATTTCAGGATCTAAATTTTAATAAAACTAATCCACATTTTCTTCTAAATATCTGGCATTCATAACTCTGGCCACAGTAATGGAATCCTTGTTTTTTAGTTTTATCATACCCTGGCCTTTTATTTCTTTTCCATTTACACGTGTTCCGTTTTTAGTGTCCATGTCTTCAATATAAAAGCCATCATCCAGATGTGTAATTCTGAAGTGCTCTTTACCTATAAATGACAATTCATCAATAAGAAGAATCCCTAAAAAATCTTCCCGGCCATAAACCCGTTCATAATAGTCAATAAAAATCTTCTTATTAACGGATAAAACTAGTTTTGCCTTTATTTTACGGGGTTTTTTAAATCTAGTCGTTTTAGAAAACCGGGAATGATAACTTAATCTACGATAAACATACTCAATAGAGAACCCCAATAGAAATGATAATAAAATAGCAATAAGAAGAATTATAAGTAGGCCGGTTACCCATTCCAGATCTATATTTATGAATTGGTTTTGGAAAGACACCACCAAAAGTAATATAGAAAAAATAGCAAAAATGGCGATGATTAATATTATTCTGGTAATGGACATGCACTTAGCCCCTCAAAGACCCCTCCATGTTAAACAATAACAGTATACTTGATAAAAAAAATCCAGTGATACTAAAATAATGTCCAGATATAGTTAGTATTATATATTTTTAAATTAATTAATCTATTGATTAAGAAGAGGCCATTAAAGTTTACCATTATTAAAAGAATTTATAATATTGATTAACTTTTTAAATGATTCCATCTCAGATTTTATTAATTCAAACTCAGATAAATCTTTTTCTTCATAATCAGGGTTAGTTAAATAGAGAGGGCCCCGCGATATTCTTCGCTGCACCCCGTCTTTACATAAAATTTGTTTTACCTTTTGGTTATGAACCAGTGC
This genomic interval carries:
- a CDS encoding pentapeptide repeat-containing protein, with translation MKCKIHGCEEKVLHKDLCILHLELPDDESSETFKRIEKLKIEKLENRKKSQNLNFKGAIFVNANFKGFETQQDIILTGAYIKKDLNFENSKIQADIWGDNVDIGENLCFELAHINGSVSFFKAKIYGNILFDHTIIGNYVWFQNATIAGEASFNYTIIGASVSFKDARITENLSFYAAEIEGNVWFNRAHIMGEAWFDRLKINGNLNFFNTTFENVKGQERAHRSAKIIWEKIGDREKADYSFYHEMEAKRKQKPFYFRYPEIIVQYLFGYGVHPSRLLFSFITLLLLFAFSYWVMEGLFSLDSLLNKLRFSFLTLIVPAYGVINAKTGLYSFLTILEAVIGAFTWPTFIVTFARKYMR
- a CDS encoding FHA domain-containing protein, whose translation is MSITRIILIIAIFAIFSILLLVVSFQNQFINIDLEWVTGLLIILLIAILLSFLLGFSIEYVYRRLSYHSRFSKTTRFKKPRKIKAKLVLSVNKKIFIDYYERVYGREDFLGILLIDELSFIGKEHFRITHLDDGFYIEDMDTKNGTRVNGKEIKGQGMIKLKNKDSITVARVMNARYLEENVD